A genomic region of Planococcus kocurii contains the following coding sequences:
- a CDS encoding aldehyde dehydrogenase family protein has product MKKQQMYVNGKWLDSLTGERFETKNPATGEILAEVPRGKKEDVDAAVQAARTRFESEEWQLFPPIERGRILHKVACALRADIEEIALLETLDTGKPLTQARKDVEASALYFEYYAGMADKIFGETIPVQPGILDYTLREPIGVTAHIIPWNYPLQIISRSTAAAIATGNTVVAKPAEDTPLTAIKLAEIFDQTDLPKGVFNLVTGYGFEAGSAISEHPDVDHITFTGSVQTGSAVMMGAAKNVKPVTLELGGKSPNIVFDDCDQEEAVDWVVRSIIQNAGQTCSAGSRLLVQQTIKQEFLEKVVEKMKTIQIGKGLDDLDLGPILNEKQFTRIFEFMGVAKKEGATFLTGGERQKTVGLEDGYFFQPTVIDGLSPDSYVAQEEIFGPVVTAFSFETEQQAIDLANGTDYGLVTGVWTKDGARAHRVASKIRAGQVFINNYGAGGGVQMPFGGYKKSGFGREKGLEALRNYTILKNVALKY; this is encoded by the coding sequence ATGAAAAAACAGCAAATGTATGTAAATGGGAAATGGCTAGACAGTCTAACCGGAGAGCGATTTGAAACAAAAAATCCGGCAACTGGCGAAATACTAGCGGAAGTACCAAGAGGCAAAAAAGAAGATGTGGATGCCGCGGTTCAAGCGGCTCGCACAAGGTTTGAGTCCGAAGAATGGCAGTTGTTTCCACCAATTGAAAGAGGACGAATTTTACATAAAGTAGCCTGTGCTTTACGCGCAGACATAGAAGAAATCGCCTTGTTAGAAACACTTGATACGGGAAAACCACTGACACAGGCACGTAAAGATGTGGAGGCTTCTGCTCTCTATTTTGAGTATTACGCTGGAATGGCGGATAAAATTTTCGGCGAAACCATACCCGTTCAACCGGGAATTTTGGATTACACACTGCGTGAGCCGATTGGCGTAACGGCACATATCATTCCGTGGAATTATCCGTTACAAATCATTTCTCGTTCAACAGCCGCAGCGATTGCAACAGGCAATACGGTCGTTGCAAAACCAGCAGAAGACACGCCGTTAACTGCGATCAAATTAGCTGAAATTTTTGATCAAACGGACCTGCCCAAAGGTGTGTTTAATCTGGTGACAGGCTATGGCTTTGAAGCGGGGTCCGCAATTTCTGAACATCCAGATGTGGATCATATTACTTTTACCGGCTCTGTTCAAACAGGTTCTGCTGTCATGATGGGAGCAGCGAAAAATGTTAAGCCAGTTACGCTAGAACTTGGCGGAAAATCGCCAAATATTGTTTTTGATGATTGCGATCAAGAAGAAGCGGTGGATTGGGTTGTTCGGTCGATTATTCAAAATGCCGGACAAACCTGCTCAGCGGGATCTCGTCTTTTGGTTCAACAAACCATCAAGCAAGAGTTTTTAGAAAAGGTAGTAGAAAAAATGAAAACAATTCAAATTGGCAAAGGACTAGATGATTTGGATCTTGGCCCAATTTTAAATGAAAAACAATTTACGCGTATCTTTGAATTTATGGGTGTAGCTAAAAAAGAAGGTGCCACATTTTTAACAGGAGGTGAACGACAGAAGACGGTTGGACTCGAAGATGGTTACTTTTTTCAACCAACTGTGATTGATGGACTGTCACCAGACAGCTATGTTGCTCAAGAAGAAATTTTTGGACCCGTGGTTACGGCTTTTTCATTTGAAACGGAACAACAGGCAATTGACTTAGCCAATGGCACAGATTACGGACTTGTAACAGGAGTTTGGACAAAAGATGGGGCTAGAGCACATCGAGTAGCCAGTAAAATTCGTGCGGGACAAGTATTCATTAATAATTACGGAGCGGGTGGTGGAGTACAGATGCCGTTTGGAGGATATAAAAAAAGTGGATTTGGACGTGAAAAAGGACTTGAAGCTTTGCGCAATTACACCATTTTAAAAAATGTAGCGCTCAAATATTAA
- a CDS encoding SDR family NAD(P)-dependent oxidoreductase, whose amino-acid sequence MNLETKVAIITGAGGGMGKVVVEQFLTHGTKVAAIDLDLDGLNELKTQYPEQLLVIQGDLTDEQSVEDAVKKTAETFGQIDVLANVAGIAQAATDIEKVSLKDWERIMAINSTAVFLTSRAAVPYMKQQKSGSIINIASVSVDRPRPGLNAYVASKGATISLTKALAIELAPYNIRVNAINPGPADTKMLGEFTASGSDEGETKERIFRKSVPLGELITPEAIANCVLYLSSDLAKMMTGSVVNVDGGRGI is encoded by the coding sequence ATGAATCTAGAAACTAAAGTAGCAATCATTACGGGTGCCGGCGGTGGAATGGGTAAAGTAGTTGTCGAACAATTTTTAACACATGGCACAAAAGTAGCGGCAATTGATCTCGACTTAGACGGTCTTAATGAATTAAAGACTCAATATCCGGAGCAGTTACTAGTTATTCAAGGAGACTTAACAGACGAACAAAGTGTGGAAGATGCGGTGAAAAAAACGGCTGAAACATTTGGGCAGATTGATGTCTTGGCAAACGTTGCCGGAATTGCACAGGCAGCGACAGATATTGAAAAAGTGTCTTTAAAAGATTGGGAACGCATTATGGCAATTAATTCAACGGCGGTTTTTTTAACTTCACGCGCGGCCGTTCCATATATGAAACAGCAAAAAAGTGGATCGATTATTAACATTGCTTCTGTTTCCGTAGACCGGCCGCGTCCGGGTTTGAATGCTTATGTAGCTTCCAAAGGTGCAACGATTTCGTTGACAAAAGCGTTGGCCATTGAACTAGCTCCTTACAACATAAGAGTAAATGCCATCAATCCAGGTCCAGCCGATACGAAGATGCTTGGTGAATTTACAGCATCCGGCAGTGATGAAGGAGAGACAAAAGAACGTATATTCCGCAAAAGCGTACCATTAGGTGAATTGATTACACCTGAAGCAATTGCGAACTGTGTGCTATACCTCAGTTCTGATTTAGCAAAAATGATGACGGGCAGCGTAGTAAACGTAGACGGAGGACGTGGAATCTAA
- a CDS encoding tartrate dehydrogenase, whose translation MTTYKIAVLPGDGIGPDVTKEAIKVLESLKRQDPTFNIDFQQFEWGSEYYLEHGYMMPADGLDQLKNFDAILFGAVGDKRVPDEITIWELIMPIRKKFQQYVNMRPIKRLAGIESPLKNDLPIDFMVFRENAEGEYSNIGGRLYQQQSQEMAIQNTVITKQGVERIAKYAFEYARKNNKSKVTSATKSNAIIHSMKLWDEVVEVVAKDYEDIELESNFIDALAAYFVMRPESFEVVVASNLFGDILTDLGAALVGGLGVSPSGNINPERNFPSMFEAIHGSAPDIAGKRIANPIAQIWSAALMLDHLGRADLSAAIVSAIEQVIQEGKVLTPDLGGTATTQQVGSAIAEKVYHLLTKEGER comes from the coding sequence ATGACAACTTATAAGATAGCGGTCCTTCCTGGAGACGGAATTGGACCAGATGTTACAAAAGAAGCTATCAAAGTATTAGAATCTCTTAAGCGACAAGACCCTACTTTTAACATTGATTTTCAGCAATTCGAGTGGGGCAGTGAATATTACTTGGAACATGGGTACATGATGCCTGCGGATGGACTAGATCAGTTAAAGAACTTTGATGCTATTTTGTTCGGTGCTGTTGGAGACAAACGGGTGCCAGATGAAATTACTATATGGGAACTAATCATGCCGATTCGCAAAAAATTTCAACAGTACGTCAACATGCGACCAATTAAACGATTGGCCGGTATTGAATCTCCTTTGAAAAATGATTTGCCAATTGATTTCATGGTATTCCGTGAAAATGCAGAAGGTGAATACTCGAATATCGGCGGTCGCTTATACCAGCAACAGTCGCAAGAGATGGCCATTCAAAACACCGTGATCACCAAACAAGGCGTCGAGCGAATTGCAAAATACGCATTTGAATATGCTCGAAAAAACAACAAATCGAAAGTGACGAGTGCGACAAAATCCAATGCTATCATCCATTCAATGAAGCTATGGGACGAAGTCGTGGAAGTGGTCGCGAAAGATTACGAGGATATTGAACTTGAAAGTAATTTTATTGATGCCTTGGCTGCGTATTTCGTCATGCGACCAGAATCGTTTGAAGTGGTTGTCGCATCTAATTTATTTGGGGATATTTTGACAGACCTCGGAGCCGCCTTAGTCGGAGGGCTAGGTGTATCCCCGTCAGGCAATATCAATCCAGAACGTAATTTCCCTTCTATGTTCGAAGCAATACATGGTTCGGCACCAGATATTGCGGGCAAAAGAATTGCCAATCCGATTGCGCAAATTTGGTCAGCTGCATTAATGTTGGATCATTTAGGACGTGCAGATTTATCGGCTGCAATTGTAAGCGCCATCGAACAAGTAATTCAAGAAGGCAAAGTGCTGACACCGGATTTAGGTGGTACTGCTACAACGCAACAAGTCGGATCAGCAATTGCAGAAAAAGTCTATCATTTGCTGACCAAAGAGGGGGAAAGATAG
- a CDS encoding TRAP transporter large permease: protein MALVLFGLLIVLFLINVPIAVGLGLASTLVFFIDGNVSLIVIIQRMFNSVDSFPLMAIPFFILAGKLMESGGISRRLIHLANVIFGRVRGGLGIVSIVACAFFAAISGSAAATTAAVGALMIPAMVNKGYDKSFATAIQAAGGTIGIMIPPSVPLVLYGVAAGVSVSELFIAGIVPGLFVMVSLILLVYLISLKEGYGGGEKFGFKDFFKAFLDAFLALMMPVIILGGIYGGIFTPTEAAVVAVVYGLFVGIFVYREIKLPDLASIFSSSVVVTAVIMFIIAGASVFGYYLTRQRIPAELTELMLSVTDNWIIALLIINLLLLICGVFLETSAAIIILTPILVPIASALGIDLVHFGIIMIVNLGIGFITPPVGLNLFVAANIAGTKFESLLKAIIPFILVMIVDVLIISFIPGISLFLLGE, encoded by the coding sequence ATGGCGTTGGTGTTATTTGGTTTATTAATCGTTTTATTTTTAATAAATGTTCCAATTGCTGTGGGACTTGGACTGGCTTCAACACTCGTTTTCTTTATTGATGGAAACGTTTCATTGATCGTGATTATCCAACGAATGTTCAATTCGGTGGACTCCTTCCCACTTATGGCAATTCCCTTTTTTATTCTTGCTGGTAAATTAATGGAAAGTGGCGGGATTTCTCGCAGGCTGATTCACCTAGCCAATGTTATTTTTGGTCGTGTTCGAGGAGGACTCGGAATCGTCTCGATTGTTGCCTGTGCGTTTTTTGCAGCTATTTCAGGTTCAGCAGCTGCAACAACAGCGGCAGTAGGAGCGTTGATGATTCCTGCGATGGTCAATAAAGGCTATGACAAAAGCTTTGCGACGGCTATTCAAGCGGCTGGAGGGACAATTGGAATTATGATTCCGCCGAGTGTGCCACTCGTTCTTTACGGAGTGGCGGCAGGTGTTTCTGTTAGTGAATTATTCATCGCAGGAATTGTGCCAGGCTTGTTTGTAATGGTGTCATTGATTTTACTGGTGTATTTGATTTCTTTAAAAGAAGGATACGGGGGCGGCGAAAAGTTCGGTTTTAAAGACTTTTTCAAAGCATTTTTAGATGCATTTCTCGCATTGATGATGCCTGTTATTATATTGGGCGGAATTTATGGAGGAATTTTTACGCCAACAGAAGCTGCTGTTGTGGCAGTTGTTTACGGCTTGTTTGTAGGGATTTTTGTGTATAGAGAAATTAAGCTGCCAGACTTGGCAAGTATTTTTTCTTCTTCTGTTGTAGTAACAGCAGTGATTATGTTCATCATTGCGGGCGCTTCAGTATTTGGCTATTACTTAACGCGACAACGGATTCCGGCTGAGTTGACTGAGTTAATGCTTAGCGTGACGGATAATTGGATTATCGCATTATTGATCATCAATCTTTTACTATTGATTTGCGGAGTTTTCTTGGAAACTTCAGCGGCAATCATTATTTTGACGCCAATTCTCGTACCTATTGCTAGTGCACTTGGAATCGATTTGGTGCATTTCGGAATTATTATGATTGTTAACTTAGGAATCGGATTTATTACACCGCCAGTTGGACTCAATTTATTTGTAGCTGCAAATATCGCTGGAACAAAGTTTGAAAGTTTGCTGAAAGCGATTATTCCATTCATCCTGGTGATGATTGTCGATGTACTTATTATTTCATTTATTCCAGGAATCAGTTTATTCCTTCTTGGAGAGTAA
- a CDS encoding TRAP transporter small permease, protein MNKWIGYMNVGIKHVLNLIMALLVTVVFLQVIFRFILNSPLAWTEELARYSLIWLTFLGASYAMSSKAHIGMEFFVKLFAVPVRKAFYTIATFASLLFFLLMVVEGYDLAMQGMSQTSPVLRIPMGMIYMIIPVSGVILIINMTSQFSKDFKSGGV, encoded by the coding sequence ATGAATAAATGGATCGGTTATATGAACGTTGGCATTAAGCATGTATTGAATCTGATTATGGCATTATTGGTCACCGTCGTTTTTCTTCAAGTAATTTTCCGTTTTATCCTCAACTCGCCTCTTGCTTGGACTGAGGAGTTAGCGCGCTATAGTTTGATTTGGCTAACGTTTTTAGGGGCATCGTATGCTATGTCATCAAAGGCGCATATCGGAATGGAGTTTTTTGTGAAATTATTTGCAGTTCCTGTACGCAAGGCATTCTACACTATCGCCACGTTTGCAAGTTTGCTATTTTTCTTGTTAATGGTAGTTGAAGGCTATGATTTAGCGATGCAAGGCATGTCTCAAACCTCGCCAGTTTTACGGATTCCGATGGGGATGATCTACATGATCATTCCAGTAAGTGGTGTAATTTTGATTATCAACATGACCTCGCAGTTTTCAAAAGACTTTAAAAGCGGGGGTGTCTGA
- a CDS encoding TRAP transporter substrate-binding protein — MAKKKFGFVSIMLASTLALTACGDSDSDSSSGGKDSEEKFVLQAGHSLPDDHPYHLGLLEMADAVEERTDGQVTIEVFANSEIGAERELTEGMGLGTVDLVVSSTAPVTNFVPELGVLDVPFLFKDRESAVEILEGDIGDELFAKMEENGIIGLSWGENGYRHITNAKRPIETPEDLKGLKIRTQENEIHLAAFEALGAQPTPMAWTEAITALQQGVVDAQENPAIVADQFSLYDANQKYMSLTGHVYSVAIYMMSQQTYDELPEDLRDIVVEEGQKAGARERELIVEMEKESIQTLKDNGMEIIEDIDTAPFQEAVKPVYETIEYQDLLNEILDAQ; from the coding sequence ATGGCAAAGAAGAAATTTGGATTTGTTTCAATAATGTTGGCAAGTACATTGGCTTTAACGGCATGTGGTGATTCTGATAGTGATTCCTCATCAGGAGGAAAAGACTCAGAAGAAAAATTTGTTTTGCAGGCAGGACATTCGTTGCCGGATGATCATCCGTACCATCTTGGACTTTTGGAAATGGCTGATGCTGTTGAAGAACGGACAGACGGTCAAGTAACGATTGAAGTTTTCGCAAACAGTGAAATTGGAGCTGAGCGAGAATTGACAGAAGGTATGGGCCTTGGAACTGTCGATTTGGTGGTATCTTCAACTGCTCCTGTTACGAACTTTGTGCCGGAGTTAGGTGTTTTAGATGTACCATTCTTATTTAAAGACCGGGAATCGGCAGTAGAAATTCTAGAAGGTGATATAGGAGATGAATTATTCGCTAAAATGGAAGAAAATGGTATAATAGGTTTGTCTTGGGGAGAAAATGGTTACCGTCACATTACCAATGCAAAACGTCCAATCGAAACACCAGAAGACTTGAAAGGGTTGAAAATCAGAACGCAGGAAAATGAAATTCATTTAGCTGCTTTTGAAGCACTTGGTGCACAACCGACTCCAATGGCTTGGACAGAAGCAATTACAGCATTGCAACAAGGTGTAGTAGATGCTCAGGAAAACCCAGCAATTGTTGCTGACCAATTTAGTTTGTATGATGCGAACCAGAAATACATGAGTTTAACAGGTCACGTTTATTCTGTAGCCATCTACATGATGAGTCAGCAAACATACGATGAATTGCCAGAAGATTTGCGTGACATTGTTGTGGAAGAAGGACAAAAAGCAGGCGCAAGAGAGCGTGAATTGATCGTAGAAATGGAAAAAGAATCGATTCAAACATTGAAAGACAATGGCATGGAAATAATAGAAGATATTGATACAGCGCCATTCCAGGAAGCTGTAAAGCCAGTTTACGAAACAATTGAGTATCAAGATCTATTAAATGAAATTCTGGATGCTCAGTAA
- the ilvD gene encoding dihydroxy-acid dehydratase, whose translation MKKDLRINSKVFDGAMKAPNRAMLRSVGVTDEDFKKPMIGVASTWSEVTPCNIHIDDLAISAKKGARDAGGVPFIFNTITVSDGISMGTEGMKYSLSSRDVIADSIETVVGAESLDGLVAIGGCDKNIPGCLIAIANSEVPAVFVYGGTIAPGRHNGQDIDIVSVFEGVGQHNNGDITDNTLRSIECGACPGAGSCGGMYTANTMASAAEAMGMSLPGSSSNPAVSAAKLADCEKAGAAVHNLLELDIYPKDIMTKKAFENAITVVMALGGSTNAVLHLLAIAHAAEVDLTIDDFNRLQQRVPHLADLKPSGKYVMQDLHEVGGVQAVMKMLLEGGYIHGDCMTATGKTVAENLQEAPALKEGQKVIMPFEQPKRKDGPLIVLKGNLSPSGAVAKVSGVKVKRHTGPARVYNTEKEATEAVMANEINEGDVLVIRYVGPKGGPGMPEMLSISAILVGKGMDASVALLTDGRFSGGTHGLVVGHIAPEAQVGGPIALLEEGDIVTIDSDLQEISMEVSETELEERRKHWVAPPLHKKGVLGKYAHNVSCSSQGAVTDYLNR comes from the coding sequence ATGAAAAAGGATTTGCGCATCAACAGTAAGGTTTTTGATGGAGCCATGAAAGCACCTAACCGAGCGATGCTTCGTTCAGTAGGTGTAACAGACGAAGATTTTAAAAAGCCAATGATTGGCGTCGCTAGTACGTGGAGCGAAGTGACACCGTGTAACATACATATTGACGACTTAGCGATTAGCGCGAAAAAAGGCGCTAGAGATGCTGGAGGCGTCCCGTTTATTTTTAATACAATTACTGTTTCTGATGGAATTTCAATGGGTACAGAAGGCATGAAGTATTCTCTTTCCAGCCGAGATGTGATTGCCGATTCAATTGAAACAGTCGTAGGAGCAGAAAGCTTGGATGGGTTAGTCGCAATTGGGGGCTGTGATAAAAATATTCCCGGCTGTTTGATTGCGATTGCGAACTCTGAAGTTCCAGCTGTTTTTGTTTATGGAGGAACCATTGCTCCAGGACGCCATAACGGACAAGATATTGATATTGTTTCGGTTTTTGAAGGTGTAGGTCAGCATAATAACGGCGACATCACCGACAATACACTTCGCAGTATTGAATGTGGGGCTTGCCCAGGAGCTGGATCGTGTGGCGGCATGTATACAGCGAACACGATGGCATCTGCTGCTGAAGCAATGGGAATGAGTTTACCAGGAAGTTCTTCTAATCCGGCAGTATCAGCAGCGAAATTAGCTGATTGCGAAAAGGCTGGAGCAGCAGTACATAATCTTTTAGAACTGGATATATATCCGAAAGATATTATGACAAAAAAAGCCTTTGAAAATGCGATTACCGTTGTCATGGCACTTGGCGGATCGACAAATGCGGTTCTTCATTTATTGGCGATTGCTCATGCAGCCGAAGTAGACTTAACAATTGACGACTTTAATCGCCTACAACAAAGGGTACCCCATTTGGCTGATTTGAAGCCGAGCGGCAAATACGTCATGCAGGATTTGCACGAGGTCGGTGGCGTTCAAGCTGTGATGAAAATGTTGCTTGAGGGAGGTTATATTCACGGAGATTGCATGACGGCTACGGGTAAAACGGTAGCAGAAAATCTGCAGGAAGCACCAGCTCTTAAGGAAGGTCAAAAAGTCATCATGCCTTTTGAACAGCCAAAACGTAAAGATGGGCCTTTAATCGTCTTGAAAGGAAACCTTTCTCCAAGTGGGGCCGTAGCAAAAGTTTCGGGCGTGAAAGTAAAACGTCATACGGGCCCAGCTCGCGTTTACAATACAGAAAAAGAAGCAACAGAAGCTGTAATGGCAAATGAAATAAACGAAGGCGATGTGCTAGTTATTCGTTACGTGGGACCAAAAGGTGGACCAGGCATGCCAGAAATGTTGTCAATTTCGGCAATTCTTGTTGGGAAAGGTATGGATGCATCTGTAGCGTTATTAACTGATGGACGTTTCTCAGGCGGAACCCACGGCCTCGTAGTTGGACATATTGCACCAGAAGCACAAGTTGGCGGACCAATCGCCTTGCTAGAAGAAGGAGACATTGTTACGATCGATTCTGACTTGCAGGAAATTTCGATGGAAGTATCCGAAACAGAACTAGAAGAACGTCGCAAACACTGGGTAGCACCGCCACTTCATAAAAAAGGCGTACTTGGCAAATATGCGCATAATGTATCTTGCTCTTCTCAAGGAGCAGTAACCGATTATTTGAATCGATAA
- a CDS encoding GNAT family N-acetyltransferase, protein MLIREAKKNEFLLLKKQRLASYKIYKEKLSSKQWAMLETHLSSDINHQPGVEVFVAEMDGQIVGSVALFPADSKSYAGTSQAIECPEIRMLAVNPDFRSHGIGKLLVEHCIDISKIRKQKFIGLYTGCFMKHAIKLYEKMGFERISSLDFSPLDDGVFVKAFRFYL, encoded by the coding sequence TTGTTGATTCGCGAAGCCAAAAAAAATGAGTTTCTTTTACTAAAAAAACAACGACTTGCTTCCTATAAAATTTACAAAGAAAAACTATCATCAAAACAATGGGCTATGCTAGAAACTCATTTGTCTTCTGACATTAACCACCAGCCAGGCGTTGAAGTGTTTGTTGCAGAAATGGATGGGCAAATTGTTGGGAGTGTAGCCTTATTTCCTGCTGACTCCAAATCCTACGCAGGAACTTCCCAAGCAATTGAATGTCCTGAGATTAGAATGTTGGCTGTCAATCCCGATTTCCGTTCCCATGGAATCGGCAAGTTGTTGGTCGAACATTGCATTGATATTTCTAAAATTCGCAAACAAAAATTCATTGGTCTATATACTGGCTGTTTCATGAAGCACGCCATTAAACTTTATGAAAAAATGGGATTTGAGCGAATTTCTTCACTTGATTTTTCACCTTTAGATGACGGAGTTTTCGTTAAAGCTTTCCGTTTTTATTTATAA
- a CDS encoding alpha-glucosidase, protein MTLKEVWWKEAVVYQIYPRSFNDSNGDGMGDLNGITAKLDYLDELGITIIWICPIYQSPNIDNGYDVSDYQAIMEEMGTMADFDRLLEEVHKRGMRLILDLVVNHTSDQHPWFIESRSSKDNPKRDWYVWRDQQTNWESIFGGPAWTFDPKTAQYYLHIYTKNQVDLNWENKAMRNAIYEMSHWWLAKGVDGFRVDASNHLKKDYRDMPPSQSSPYVPAWERFTDVEGLQDILAELRDRVFSNNDIVTIGEANSVTSQNMGLWIGEQEGKFNMIFQLEAIKAASGGLNSGLNVEGLREVLDRWQKATYGIAWNSLYVENHDRPRTVSIWGNDQDYWFESATALACMYFFMQGTPFIYQGQEIGMTNAPFDDIDMYEDIETKNIYRYKRQEGLSHEAVMEIIKKISRDHARTPMQWSNQKFAGFSTVTPWLSVNPNYKWLNVEAQKDDPKSIWAYYKKMIHLRQNWKVLIYGTTDLADSGCPDVYAYIREDQYTKMLIASNLSEHVCTWNTPYDAELLLSNYDKREKGVLQPYEACVYFLKKEIY, encoded by the coding sequence ATGACGTTGAAGGAAGTATGGTGGAAAGAAGCAGTCGTCTATCAAATATATCCAAGGAGCTTCAACGATTCGAATGGCGATGGCATGGGCGATTTAAATGGCATAACAGCAAAACTAGATTATTTGGATGAACTGGGCATTACCATCATCTGGATCTGCCCGATTTACCAATCTCCAAATATTGATAACGGGTATGACGTTAGTGATTACCAAGCGATTATGGAAGAGATGGGGACGATGGCAGATTTTGATCGCTTGCTAGAGGAAGTGCATAAAAGAGGAATGAGACTTATTCTTGATTTAGTAGTGAACCACACGAGTGATCAGCACCCGTGGTTTATAGAATCCCGTTCCTCTAAAGATAATCCAAAGCGTGATTGGTACGTATGGCGTGATCAGCAAACTAATTGGGAAAGTATTTTCGGAGGGCCGGCCTGGACATTTGATCCCAAGACAGCGCAATACTATTTGCATATTTACACTAAAAACCAAGTAGATTTAAACTGGGAAAATAAAGCTATGCGTAATGCCATATACGAGATGAGCCATTGGTGGCTAGCTAAAGGAGTGGATGGCTTCCGCGTAGATGCCAGTAATCATCTGAAAAAAGATTATCGGGACATGCCTCCTTCTCAATCTTCTCCTTATGTTCCTGCTTGGGAAAGATTTACTGACGTAGAAGGATTACAGGACATATTGGCAGAGCTGCGAGATCGCGTTTTTTCGAATAATGATATTGTCACGATAGGCGAAGCGAATAGCGTCACATCACAAAATATGGGGCTATGGATCGGTGAGCAGGAAGGGAAGTTCAATATGATTTTCCAACTAGAAGCGATAAAAGCGGCCAGTGGTGGTTTGAATAGCGGATTAAACGTAGAGGGCTTACGAGAGGTTTTAGACCGTTGGCAAAAAGCAACATATGGCATTGCATGGAATTCTCTTTATGTGGAAAATCATGATCGCCCAAGAACAGTTTCTATTTGGGGGAATGACCAAGATTATTGGTTCGAAAGCGCTACAGCACTAGCTTGTATGTACTTTTTCATGCAGGGCACGCCTTTTATCTACCAAGGTCAGGAAATTGGGATGACCAATGCCCCCTTTGATGATATTGACATGTACGAAGACATCGAAACAAAAAACATCTATCGGTATAAGCGACAAGAAGGACTGTCTCACGAAGCAGTAATGGAAATTATTAAAAAAATTAGCCGAGATCATGCTCGGACACCGATGCAATGGAGCAATCAGAAGTTTGCTGGATTTTCTACAGTTACACCGTGGCTTTCAGTAAATCCAAATTACAAATGGTTGAATGTAGAGGCTCAAAAAGATGACCCGAAATCTATTTGGGCCTACTATAAAAAAATGATTCATTTACGCCAAAACTGGAAGGTTCTGATTTATGGGACGACCGATTTAGCGGATTCTGGATGTCCAGATGTATACGCCTACATCCGTGAAGATCAATACACAAAAATGCTCATTGCTTCAAATCTAAGTGAACATGTCTGTACGTGGAATACCCCTTACGATGCGGAACTTCTTCTAAGTAACTATGACAAGCGTGAAAAAGGCGTATTACAGCCATACGAAGCCTGTGTTTACTTTTTGAAAAAAGAAATTTACTGA